The proteins below are encoded in one region of bacterium:
- a CDS encoding nucleotidyl transferase AbiEii/AbiGii toxin family protein: MERLRKRQEQLLESLANSEMAEQFYFGGGSALAMFDLKHRLSVDLDFFSVEKISPEALEYAKNIIIQTFPEVSISYHKHYDRHIFTLTFEDNTHLELEFVRYPARRFYPSKHKIGQMEVEHSGDIFLDKLATIAMRNEIKDFVDIVAYIEKYGVAWDETIRLAEQKHKMAGLAHILACKFNTPLFDENTYKSLGYSQSFKTIISQLKKYAEEIVREIVRRNKRTQKESAENTKFIGHG, from the coding sequence GATGGCAGAACAATTTTACTTTGGTGGTGGTTCTGCTCTGGCGATGTTTGATTTGAAACATCGACTTAGTGTTGACCTGGATTTCTTTAGCGTTGAGAAAATTTCGCCAGAAGCCCTTGAATACGCCAAAAATATCATTATTCAAACCTTTCCAGAGGTTTCCATTTCATATCACAAACATTATGACCGTCATATTTTTACATTGACCTTTGAAGATAATACTCATCTGGAACTGGAATTTGTTCGATATCCGGCAAGAAGGTTTTATCCTTCAAAACACAAAATTGGGCAGATGGAGGTAGAACATTCTGGCGATATTTTTCTTGATAAATTGGCTACCATTGCTATGCGAAATGAAATCAAGGATTTTGTGGATATAGTTGCCTATATTGAAAAATATGGTGTGGCGTGGGATGAAACAATTAGATTGGCTGAACAAAAACATAAAATGGCAGGTCTTGCTCATATTTTAGCCTGTAAATTTAATACCCCCTTATTTGATGAAAATACATACAAATCGCTTGGATACAGTCAATCGTTTAAAACAATAATCAGCCAATTAAAGAAATATGCCGAAGAGATTGTGAGAGAGATAGTGCGAAGGAATAAGAGAACGCAGAAGGAATCCGCAGAGAACACAAAATTTATAGGACACGGATGA